The Podospora pseudocomata strain CBS 415.72m chromosome 3, whole genome shotgun sequence genome window below encodes:
- a CDS encoding hypothetical protein (COG:J; EggNog:ENOG503NWIS) — protein sequence MYHRADEMDDYFRIQQSPRGDSQVNATLGLVSPSRNPLLPRRFTADSGRVPTLSTINTIQPPQTQQQHQRVPEPQDFASTAAMHKVQLLEKKRQDYERLREQRRRFEAEMQKLDAQTRLEAQELQQMTEDIAKRLGAGHQSEPTTPPEYREVNTSLSTIWSTSRPNRYSTSSLTSPPGLYNRPNRSGSLLTSPQSGGGAIPARYAFDDPLSHSVPGSRRNSDEDDEKEEAVRQDPTSHRSTNHLNRYSMPVTKSRTYLGDFEDSNNTTGFLFGDEDSHLEDTRTTPTAEAFNTIYRSQAYSQLTSSALDSESTSTSTWSNLTKHQQRQSMSTIGSNGLNGAGPVGSPPSEPGTIGSRPASIRHSMDGMKFMAESVTTPLDTPASVVSPPAAHAVASPPKLQQSYSANDVPTIKTNGSTLGANTNVHAQQHFHNHNASLGRFPAGAMNRHSQNMSGDVRVANGHDIAAGYPSISSTLSTLHAQATPFQAPNQQPQAAVMPAPPSLGGVQYSPYYAAAVPGSVPYNGGQPFNPYGMLVPSFSNLSIGSAAPQPSQATQPQPHIPTQSFTGYGPQYGQPAPPAPRQPLHDSQARVIANRRQQDSEAMSRYQNMTLEKAEGNINNLARDQHGCRFLQKQLENRIPHEVHAIYREVLPHVHELMIDPFGNYLCQKLLEYCTDDERTELIKNSAKDMVPIALNQHGTRALQKMIEHVSNEVQIQMITDALKMQVVTLIQDLNGNHVIQKCLNKLSPEQSHFIFNAVGENCIDVGTHRHGCCVLQRCIDHANGQQKAWLIQCITNNAYRLVQDPFGNYVIQYIIDLNEPSFTEPLVAQFRTHILTLSKLKFSSNVVEKCLRCSSEQSKNMIVSELLDAGCEIERCLRDSYANYVYQTALDHGTNDMKQRLVDLIRPHLASIRNTPYGRRISAKISAFDASGINANTPNQPPVPADHTGGQVSIRPAHQRGMSNSTNSTTSTFHGYAPNGVNGANGNVNHAAAITYPGGPSQAPPQPPRGQQHPHQFPSGQADNNWL from the exons atgtACCATAGGGCGGACGAGATGGACGACTATTTCCGGATCCAGCAGAGTCCCCGGGGTGATTCGCAAGTGAACGCGACACTGGGCCTTGTATCGCCTTCTCGaaatcctcttcttcctcgccggtTTACTGCCGATTCCGGACGTGTACCAACATTGTCCACTATCAATACCATTCAACCGCCGCaaacacagcagcaacatcagcGGGTACCTGAGCCGCAGGACTTTGCTTCCACTGCG GCTATGCACAAAGTTCAACTG ctAGAGAAAAAGCGTCAGGACTACGAGCGCCTACGAGAGCAGCGTAGGCGCTTCGAGGCAGAAATGCAGAAGCTGGACGCTCAGACAAGGCTAGAGGCACAGGAGCTTCAGCAGATGACTGAGGATATCGCCAAGAGACTGGGGGCCGGCCATCAGTCAGAGCCGACGACGCCTCCCGAGTACCGCGAGGTGAATACATCCTTGTCAACCATCTGGTCGACATCGCGGCCAAACCGGTACTCGACCTCGAGCCTGACATCACCCCCGGGCCTCTACAACCGACCCAATAGATCTGGTTCGCTGCTGACATCACCTCAatccggtggtggtgctatCCCGGCCCGGTACGCCTTTGACGACCCCTTGTCCCACTCGGTGCCTGGATCCCGTCGCAAcagcgacgaggacgacgagaaggaggaggcagtTCGCCAGGATCCCACCAGTCACCGCTCCACCAATCA CCTCAACCGGTATTCTATGCCGGTGACCAAGTCTCGAACCTATCTGGGTGATTTTGAGGATAGCAACAACACTACGGGCTTCCTCTTTGGAGACGAAGACTCCCATCTCGAGGATACCCGAACCACTCCTACAGCGGAGGCTTTCAACACGATCTATCGCTCGCAAGCCTATTCTCAACTG ACCTCATCTGCTCTGGATTCTGAATCCACCTCAACCAGTACTTGGAGTAATCTTACCAAGCATCAACAGCGACAAAGCATGTCTACCATCGGTTCCAACGGTCTCAACGGTGCCGGCCCGGTCGGTTCCCCTCCTTCGGAGCCTGGTACCATTGGCAGCCGCCCGGCCAGCATCCGTCACTCAATGGATGGCATGAAGTTTATGGCCGAGAGCGTCACCACGCCCTTGGACACTCCTGCCTCTGTTGTTTCCCCTCCTGCCGCCCACGCCGTGGCCTCGCCCCCCAAGCTTCAGCAGTCGTACTCTGCCAACGACGTCCCGACCATCAAGACCAATGGCTCGACTCTGGGTGCCAATACCAATGTCCATGCTCAGCAGCATTTCCACAACCACAATGCCAGCTTGGGACGCTTCCCTGCCGGTGCCATGAATCGCCACAGCCAGAACATGTCTGGTGATGTCCGCGTGGCCAACGGTCATGACATTGCTGCTGGTTATCCCTCTATCTCGTCCACCCTGTCGACCCTGCATGCCCAAGCTACCCCTTTCCAGGCTCCGAACCAGCAGCCCCAGGCGGCGGTCATGCCGGCCCCTCCTTCGCTGGGCGGAGTCCAGTATAGTCCTTActatgctgctgctgtgccTGGTAGCGTGCCGTACAACGGGGGGCAGCCATTCAATCCCTATGGCATGCTCGTGCCGAGCTTCAGCAACCTCAGCATTGGCAGTGCCGCGCCACAGCCTTCTCAGGCCACGCAGCCTCAGCCTCATATCCCGACGCAGAGCTTCACTGGCTACGGTCCTCAGTACGGccagcctgctcctcctgcccctCGGCAACCTCTCCACGACAGCCAAGCCCGCGTGATTGCGAATCGTCGCCAGCAGGACAGTGAGG CGATGTCACGCTACCAGAACATGACGTTGGAGAAGGCTGagggcaacatcaacaacctggcCAGAGATCAGCACGGCTGTAGGTTCCTGCAGAAGCAACTCGAGAACCGTATTCCTCACGAGGTCCACGCCATCTACCGGGAGGTCTTGCCTCACGTTCACGAACTCATGATCGATCCCTTTGGCAACTACCTCTGCCAGAAGCTCCTCGAGTACTGTACAGACGACGAACGCACCGAGCTGATCAAGAACTCAGCCAAAGACATGGTGCCGATCGCGTTGAACCAACACGGTACTCGCGCCCTTCAAAAGATGATCGAACATGTGTCCAACGAGGTTCAGATTCAAATGATCACCGACGCCCTGAAGATGCAGGTCGTCACGCTGATCCAAGATCTGAATGGTAACCACGTGATTCAGAAGTGcctcaacaagctcagccCCGAGCAGTCTCACTTCATCTTCAACGCTGTCGGGGAGAATTGCATCGACGTGGGCACTCACCGTCACGGTTGCTGCGTCCTCCAGCGGTGCATTGATCATGCCAACGGCCAACAGAAGGCCTGGCTCATCCAATGCATCACCAACAATGCGTACCGCCTGGTCCAGGACCCCTTTGGCAACTACGTGATTCAATACATCATCGACCTGAACGAGCCTAGCTTCACCGAGCCCCTCGTTGCCCAGTTCCGCACCCACATTCTGACGCTTTCCAAGCTCAAGTTCAGCTCCAATGTGGTGGAGAAGTGCCTTCGCTGCTCCTCGGAACAGTCCAAGAACATGATCGTCTCGGAGCTCCTGGATGCCGGATGCGAGATTGAGCGCTGCCTCCGCGACTCATATGCCAACTATGTCTACCAGACGGCCCTTGACCATGGCACCAACGACATGAAGCAGCGCCTCGTCGACTTGATCCGCCCTCATCTTGCCTCGATTCGCAACACACCCTATGGTCGCCGCATCTCGGCCAAGATCTCGGCCTTTGACGCCAGCGGGATCAATGCCAATACCCCCAATCAGCCGCCTGTCCCTGCTGACCACACGGGTGGCCAGGTGTCTATTCGTCCTGCTCACCAGCGCGGCATGTCCAATAGCACCAAcagcacgacgagcacaTTCCACGGATATGCTCCGAATGGTGTCAACGGCGCCAACGGCAACGTCAACCACGCCGCTGCCATCACGTACCCAGGGGGCCCGAGCCAGGCTCCGCCGCAGCCGCCCCGCGGTCAGCAGCACCCGCACCAGTTCCCTTCCGGACAGGCGGACAACAACTGGCTCTAA
- the RFC5 gene encoding Replication factor C (RF-C) subunit (BUSCO:EOG09263OQH; COG:L; EggNog:ENOG503NWCC) encodes MALIVDKHRPRSLDALTYHDELSDRLRSLAQSGDFPHLLFYGPSGAGKKTRIVATLKELYGPGVEKIKIDARVFQTSSNRKLEFNIVASVYHLEITPSDVGNYDRVVIQDLLKEVAQTQQVDQSARQRFKVVVINEADHLTRDAQAALRRTMEKYSPNLRLILVGESTAGIIAPIRSRCLLVRVARPTVGEVEGVLRGSCEREGWEVREGLVGRVARESGRNLRRALLMLEGVYAQNEKVTDDTPIPPPDWEGLIEQIAQEIMAEHTSARILQVRSKLYDLLTHCIPPTTILKTLTFKLMPLIDDDLKPEVIKWSAFYEHRIKTGTKVIFHLEAFVAKFMRILEMYLMSMDM; translated from the exons ATGGCGCTCATTGTCGACAAGCACCGGCCCAGAAGTCTAGATGCTTTGACATATCATGATGAATTGTCTGATCGACTCCGTTCTTTG GCTCAATCAGGCGActtcccccacctcctcttctacGGCCCTTCCGGAGCAGGCAAAAAGACTCGCATCGTCGCGACGCTCAAAGAGCTGTACGGCCCCGGTGTGGAAAAGATCAAGATTGACGCGCGGGTCTTTCAGACGAGCTCGAACAGGAAGCTCGAGTTTAACATCGTCGCGAGCGTGTACCACCTCGAGATCACGCCGTCAGACGTGGGGAATTATGACAGGGTGGTGATTCAGGACTtgctgaaggaggtggcACAGACGCAGCAGGTTGATCAGAGCGCGAGGCAAAGGTTCAAGGTTGTGGTGATTAATGAGGCGGATCACTTGACGAGGGACGCGCAGGCTgcgctgaggaggacgatggagAAGTATAGTCCGAATTTGAGGCTGATCCTGGTTGGGGAGAGCACGGCGGGGATTATTGCTCCAATTAGGAGTCGGTGTTTGCTTGTTAGGGTTGCGAGGCcgacggtgggggaggtggagggggtgttgagggggagttgtgagagggaggggtgggaggtgagggaggggttggtggggagggttgcGAGGGAGAGCGGGAGGAAtttgaggagggcgttgttgatgttggagggggtttatGCGCAGAA TGAGAAAGTGACGGACGACACACCGATCCCGCCCCCGGATTGGGAGGGACTGATTGAGCAGATTGCGCAGGAGATTATGGCTGAGCATACCTCCGCGAGGATCCTGCAGGTGAGGAGCAAGCTTTATGACTTGCTGACGCACTGCATCCCACCGACGACCATCTTGAAGACGTTGACGTTTAAGCTGATGCCActgattgatgatgatttgaaGCCGGAGGTGATCAAGTGGAGTGCGTTTTATGAGCACAGGATAAAGACGGGGACAAAGGTGATTTTTCACTTGGAGGCGTTTGTGGCCAAGTTTATGAGGATATTGGAGATGTATTTGATGAGCATGGATAtgtag
- the ERD2 gene encoding endoplasmic reticulum retention protein (COG:U; EggNog:ENOG503NUY8) produces the protein MSLNIFRVLGDFSHLASIFILLHKIQQLKSCSGISFKSQVLYMLVYITRYLDLPWTSSPYNFIFKVLFISSELYIIYLMARAYKPTNDPNLDTFHVEFLLGFAGLLALLFPYKYTILEVFWAFSIWLESVAILPQLFMLQRTGEAEAMTAHYIAALGMYRALYIPNWIYRYFSEPTHKVDTIAVTAGILQTILYSDFFWIYYTKVMRGEKFKLPV, from the exons ATGTCGCTCAACATCTTTCGCGTGCTGG GGGATTTCTCCCATCTCGCCTCCATTTTCATCTTACTGCACAAGATCCAGCAGTTGAAG AGCTGCTCGGGTATTTCTTTCAAGTCGCAGGTTCTTTACATGCTGGTTTACATTACTCGATATCTCG ACCTCCCctggacctcctccccctacAACTTCATCTTCAaagtcctcttcatctcctcaGAGCTCTACATAATCTACCTCATGGCCCGGGCCTACAAGCCCACCAACgaccccaacctcgacacgTTCCACGTCGAgttcctcctcggcttcgcCGGCCTGCTCGCGCTCTTGTTTCCGTACAAGTACACGATCCTCGAGGTGTTTTGGGCGTTTTCCATCTGGCTCGAGTCGGTGGCGATCCTGCCGCAGCTGTTCATGCTGCAGCggacgggggaggcggaggccaTGACGGCGCATTATATTGCGGCGCTGGGGATGTACAGAGCGCTGTATATCCCGAACTGGATCTATCGGTACTTTAGCGAGCCGACGCACAAGGTGGACACGATTGCGGTGACGGCGGGGATTTTGCAGACGATTTTGTATAGTGATTTCTTTTGGATTTATTATACCAAGGTtatgaggggggagaagtttAAGTTGCCTGTTTAG
- a CDS encoding hypothetical protein (EggNog:ENOG503P5I8) yields MAKSRPPTTGSLFQYLFLALGVLSTATLAAPPALPPIPTITPPPTLLVPRQNDPQIQSLSQQLSALSQSSREISQSSQQLSITSAQLLNSVQQLSSRLTQTEQSVNALRQSVNNAEQASRSLSQQVAEVSRSADRQMSERLQRASMTMVENMSAMSVQMESSFSRRLAQASRSAVALAQGRVVQEGEDRGLETGFGVPTSTAVPEPVQGMRTEVVIGAVVGGVLGSMVLSVVGVFFGLKIRQRQQKQGRLGPGIGSDVFFTGGGGGKIKGGSPNIGAPVLQSTSNKAYASVGLGPEGLQVGGENKEKDVGKRVSDVSSVYSSDLDDDEKELLKQQQQPSPATLARNAPDLRRMVLERSGTTISRKSVGGPKVGFAMSYYSPDSTTMPPPPKAVGTGVIKKAGGHNDNDNNSVMKVMTPTATTIVKTGGNKTRQMMKGFQLSQPPPGKLSLFPRSDGGSSGGSSPVDEEDGKGTPKRLESWLRREREVVSPFATAAPGKK; encoded by the coding sequence ATGGCTAAATCACGTCCACCAACAACCGGGTCACTCTTCCAATATCTGTTTCTCGCCCTTGGGGTATTATCAACagccaccctcgccgcccctCCCGCCCTCCCGCCAATACCGACcataacccccccaccaaccctcctTGTCCCCCGCCAAAACGACCCCCAAATTCAATCCCTCTCCCAACAACTCTCCGCCCTATCCCAATCCTCCCGCGAAATCTCCCAATCGTCCCAACAACTCTCCATCACGTCAGCCCAGCTGCTAAACTCAGTCCAGCAGCTCTCCTCCCGTCTCACCCAAACAGAACAGTCGGTCAATGCGCTCCGGCAGTCGGTGAACAACGCCGAGCAAGCCTCCCGCTCGTTATCACAGCAGGTAGCTGAGGTTTCGCGAAGCGCAGACCGTCAGATGAGTGAGCGGTTGCAGAGGGCGAGCATGACGATGGTGGAGAATATGAGCGCCATGTCGGTTCAGATGGAAAGCAGTTTCTCCCGGAGGCTGGCGCAAGCGTCTAGGAGCGCGGTTGCTTTGGCGCAGGGACGGGTTGtgcaggagggggaggataggGGGTTGGAGACTGGGTTTGGGGTTCCCACCTCAACAGCGGTGCCGGAACCGGTGCAAGGGATGAGAACGGAGGTTGTGATCGGGGctgtggttgggggggtgttggggtcAATGGTGTTGAgtgtggtgggggtgttTTTTGGGTTGAAGATACGGCAGCGACAGCAGAAgcaggggaggttggggccCGGGATTGGGAGTGATGTTTTTTTTAccggggggggaggggggaagatCAAAGGAGGGAGTCCGAATATTGGGGCGCCGGTACTGCAGTCTACGTCGAATAAGGCGTATGCTAGTGTGGGTTTGGGGCCGGAAGGGTTgcaggttgggggggagaacaaggagaaggatgtgGGAAAGAGGGTCAGTGATGTCAGTAGTGTCTACTCTTCTGActtggacgacgacgaaaaGGAGCTGCTtaaacagcagcagcagccgtcaCCTGCTACACTGGCAAGAAACGCGCCGGatctgaggaggatggtttTGGAAAGGTCGGGGACTACCATCTCGAGAAAGTCGGTCGGGGGTCCAAAGGTTGGGTTCGCGATGAGTTATTACTCCCCTGACTCGACGACgatgccaccacctccaaaggCGGTCGGGACGGGGGTGATCAAGAAGGCAGGGGGGCATAATGATAATGATAATAATTCTGTGATGAAGGTTATGACGCCTACGGCAACGACGATTGTCAAGACGGGGGGAAACAAGACGAGgcagatgatgaaggggttTCAACTGAGTCAGCCGCCGCCGGGAAAGCTGAGTTTGTTCCCGAGGAGTGATGGGGGGAGTAGTGGGGGGAGTAGTCCtgtggatgaagaggatgggaaggggacgccgaagaggttggagagctggttgaggagggagagggaggttgttAGTCCTTTTGCTACGGCTGCTCCGGGGAAGAAGTAA